A stretch of Labrus mixtus chromosome 7, fLabMix1.1, whole genome shotgun sequence DNA encodes these proteins:
- the LOC132977334 gene encoding olfactory receptor class A-like protein 1, translating to MPSEEFVRGMLYLSLTVVGVPGNTAVILAFLLLFYQENRLLPADAIVLHLACVNLLVVGVRCLLETLASFSLASIFGDLGCKAVIFVYRTARSLSIWLTFVLSAYQCLSFAPPGSRWASIRAVVAHYLVFVFLFLWAVNTCMSSAAVLFSFGTERNSSLISHSINVQFCYVHFPSKLSKEANGAAQVGRDVVPMALMTLASLIILVLLYKHSKQVKGLRSSSGVSGGADRRAAKAVVTLVTLYVVLYGVDNGLWVYTLTVKTMTSSLISDLRIFFSSLYATLSPIIIIASNRKVNGRLRCAVQEKNVKKKASSLTADRS from the coding sequence atGCCCTCAGAGGAGTTTGTGCGTGGGATGCTCTACTTGTCCCTCACCGTTGTGGGAGTCCCGGGAAACACCGCCGTCATCCTGGcgttcctcctcctgttctacCAGGAGAACCGGCTCCTCCCAGCGGACGCTATTGTCCTGCACCTTGCATGCGTCAACCTCCTTGTGGTGGGCGTCCGCTGCCTCCTGGAGACCCTCGCCTCCTTCAGCCTGGCCTCCATCTTTGGAGATCTGGGCTGCAAAGCCGTGATATTTGTCTACAGGACAGCCCGCTCCCTTTCCATCTGGCTCACCTTCGTGCTGAGCGCGTACCAGTGCCTGAGCTTCGCCCCTCCTGGCTCACGCTGGGCCTCCATACGTGCTGTCGTAGCTCACTATCTCGTCTTTgtgttcctcttcctctggGCTGTGAACACCTGCATGAGCTCTGCAGCTGTGCTCTTCTCCTTTGGCACAGAGAGGAACTCCAGCCTCATAAGCCACAGCATCAACGTGCAGTTCTGCTACGTTCACTTCCCGTCAAAGTTGTCCAAAGAGGCCAACGGGGCGGCTCAGGTGGGCAGAGATGTTGTGCCCATGGCCCTCATGACTCTAGCCAGCCTCATCATCCTCGTCCTACTCTACAAGCACAGCAAACAGGTGAAGGGGCTCCGCAGCAGCAGCGGAGTGAGTGGAGGGGCCGACCGCCGAGCTGCCAAAGCCGTGGTAACGCTTGTGACCCTGTACGTGGTCCTCTATGGGGTGGACAACGGGCTGTGGGTGTACACTCTCACCGTGAAGACCATGACTTCCTCCCTGATCTCTGACCTGCGGATCTTCTTCTCCTCGCTGTACGCGACGCTCAgccccatcatcatcatcgcgTCCAACAGGAAGGTGAACGGCAGGCTGAGGTGTGCCGTGCAGGAGAAGAATGTCAAAAAGAAAGCCTCTAGTCTGACTGCTGATCGCTCATGA
- the LOC132976893 gene encoding olfactory receptor class A-like protein 1 has protein sequence MDLCVTIKGVSFLLQTGMGILGNTVVLLAYAHIIFTESKLLPVDIILCHLAFANLMLLLTRCVPQTMTVFGLRGLLNDPGCKVVIYAYRVGRALSVCITCMLSVFQAVTIAPAGPHLSRLKPALPSLVLPTFAALWLLNMAICIAAPFFSMAPRNGTVPAFTLNLGFCHVDFRDHLSYVINGVAVSGRDFAFVALMVGSSGYILLLLHRHSHQVRGIRHSQGSGKETRAAKTVITLVVLYVVFFGIDNVIWIYMLTVAKVSPVVADMRVFFSSCYASLSPYFIISSNKKVKARIVCAAEQDQLSADTQESSDK, from the coding sequence ATGGATCTGTGTGTGACCATCAAAGGGGTCTCCTTCCTCTTGCAGACAGGGATGGGCATCTTGGGGAACACGGTGGTGCTGCTGGCGTACGCCCACATCATTTTCACAGAGTCTAAGCTCCTTCCTGTGGACATCATCCTCTGCCACCTGGCCTTCGCCAACCTGATGCTGCTTCTGACCCGCTGCGTCCCCCAGACCATGACTGTGTTTGGGCTGCGGGGCCTGCTCAATGACCCTGGCTGTAAAGTGGTTATCTACGCTTACCGCGTCGGCCGGGCTCTGTCGGTCTGCATCACCTGCATGCTCAGCGTGTTTCAAGCAGTGACCATCGCCCCCGCTGGGCCACATTTGTCCAGGTTGAAGCCAGCCCTTCCCTCCCTTGTGCTCCCCACCTTTGCAGCACTGTGGCTCCTCAACATGGCCATATGCATCGCAGCCCCTTTCTTCTCCATGGCTCCAAGAAACGGCACCGTCCCAGCCTTCACCCTCAACTTGGGCTTCTGCCACGTGGACTTCAGAGACCACCTGTCCTACGTGATAAATGGGGTGGCTGTGTCTGGGAGGGATTTTGCCTTCGTGGCACTGATGGTGGGCTCAAGCGGCTacatcctgctgctcctccaccGCCACAGCCACCAGGTGAGAGGGATCCGTCACTCCCAAGGAAGCGGTAAAGAGACAAGGGCAGCCAAAACGGTTATCACCCTGGTGGTTCTGTACGTGGTCTTCTTCGGGATTGATAACGTGATCTGGATCTACATGCTGACGGTGGCAAAGGTGTCACCAGTAGTGGCTGATATGAGGGtgttcttctcctcctgctacGCCTCTCTCAGTCCGTACTTTATCATCTCCTCCAACAAGAAGGTCAAGGCCAGGATTGTGTGTGCTGCCGAGCAAGACCAACTGTCAGCAGACACTCAGGAGTCGAGTGATAAATGA